In the Candidatus Saccharibacteria bacterium oral taxon 488 genome, one interval contains:
- a CDS encoding glycosyltransferase produces the protein MIINSAKFAVRATLHPSYGRKQIRLYRDRKIVNKKRYDEYIEWFGKHTLTAEQLSEQKEQSKKFRYRPLISILLPTYNTNPEYLRICIDSVLAQSYDNWELCISDDNSTNEQTKHVVREYVKNMTTLQQLSVKKMVI, from the coding sequence ATGATTATCAATAGCGCAAAATTTGCTGTCCGCGCAACATTACATCCGTCATACGGTCGAAAACAAATTCGTCTGTATCGCGATCGTAAAATTGTAAATAAAAAGAGATACGATGAATACATTGAGTGGTTTGGCAAGCACACACTGACGGCCGAGCAACTTAGTGAACAAAAAGAGCAGTCTAAAAAGTTTCGTTACCGTCCGCTGATTAGCATTTTGCTACCAACATACAATACAAATCCAGAGTACCTTCGTATTTGTATTGATTCAGTGCTGGCCCAGAGTTATGATAATTGGGAATTATGTATTTCTGATGATAATTCTACGAACGAGCAGACGAAGCATGTTGTTAGGGAATATGTAAAAAATATGACAACATTACAGCAACTTTCCGTAAAAAAAATGGTCATATAG
- a CDS encoding glycosyltransferase: MAKGEYISLLDHDDILAPNALFEAVNVINKYPEVELIYTDEDKIDQENNHIEPFFKPDWSPDFMNSCNMVTHFATMKTSTVKKVGGFTPGTQGAQDWDLFLKIAAQTDNIYHIPKILYHWRKSETSTAMNADSKPYAYVNQKRVIRDSVKQRKENASIDAHIALGFWRKKYVIPNNPLVSIIIPTKDNFTYIKNCVESIIEDTTYPYFEIVIVDTGSTDKQVKDFYKKLTSGLESVTIVNYKKKFNFSDACNQGAKASRGEYLLFLNNDTKVITHDWIQALLEHAQRSEIGMVGPKLLFEDKTIQHAGIVLSERDIAFHPFYGEDQRVDIFTYIYTANIRNVSAVTAACSMVSRKKFDEVGGFDPKLRVTYNDVDLNLKLRKKGYYNLYTPYAELFHYESKSVGRINTSERDSTELQEAQNEMRKRWGDYLKRDPFYNDNFEQFGPGYRLPK, translated from the coding sequence ATGGCAAAAGGAGAATACATATCGCTTCTTGATCACGATGATATATTAGCGCCCAATGCACTGTTTGAGGCTGTTAATGTGATCAATAAGTATCCTGAGGTGGAGCTTATATACACTGATGAAGATAAAATTGATCAGGAGAACAATCATATAGAGCCGTTCTTTAAGCCGGACTGGAGCCCCGACTTTATGAATTCATGCAATATGGTCACTCATTTTGCAACAATGAAAACCAGCACCGTAAAAAAGGTCGGTGGCTTTACGCCGGGCACACAAGGAGCTCAAGACTGGGACCTATTCCTAAAGATTGCCGCTCAAACAGACAATATTTATCATATTCCGAAAATTCTATATCACTGGCGAAAGTCGGAAACCTCCACTGCTATGAATGCCGATAGTAAGCCGTACGCCTATGTTAATCAAAAGCGGGTAATTCGTGATAGTGTCAAGCAGAGAAAAGAAAATGCATCCATTGACGCTCATATTGCATTGGGTTTTTGGCGCAAGAAGTACGTCATACCGAATAATCCGCTCGTGTCAATTATTATTCCGACTAAGGATAACTTTACCTATATCAAGAACTGCGTCGAATCAATTATTGAAGACACAACGTATCCGTATTTTGAAATCGTCATTGTTGATACGGGGTCGACAGATAAGCAGGTTAAAGATTTTTACAAAAAGCTAACCAGTGGTCTTGAAAGCGTAACCATCGTTAATTATAAAAAGAAATTTAATTTTTCAGATGCTTGCAACCAGGGGGCAAAAGCTTCTCGTGGAGAATATCTTTTATTCTTAAATAATGACACCAAAGTTATTACGCACGACTGGATACAGGCACTGTTGGAACATGCTCAAAGGTCAGAAATTGGTATGGTTGGGCCAAAGCTATTGTTCGAAGATAAGACCATTCAGCATGCCGGAATTGTCCTGTCGGAACGAGATATAGCGTTTCATCCATTTTATGGCGAGGATCAGCGGGTTGATATATTTACCTATATTTACACGGCTAATATTCGCAATGTATCGGCCGTAACCGCTGCATGTAGTATGGTGAGTCGGAAGAAGTTTGATGAGGTTGGCGGCTTTGACCCGAAACTGCGGGTTACCTATAATGATGTTGATCTAAACCTTAAGCTGCGTAAAAAGGGTTACTACAATCTGTACACTCCTTATGCTGAACTATTTCATTATGAATCGAAGAGTGTTGGGCGCATCAATACGAGCGAAAGAGACAGCACCGAGCTACAAGAAGCGCAAAACGAGATGCGTAAAAGATGGGGCGATTATTTGAAGCGCGACCCATTCTATAACGATAACTTTGAGCAATTTGGACCGGGCTATCGCTTACCTAAATAA